The genomic segment ggttaaaatattggtttaaataaacaaaaaagttATTGAAAAACTATGTTTGCATGGTAAATATGAGCACAATAACATCTAAGGGTGTTCAAATTCTTGTTCGAATTAGAAAATCGATCGGAAAGTGATGGATGCAGTCCATGTTTCACTTAGAGGTCTAGTCAGTTTTTGATTCAGGATTGATCTAAAATCGAAAATCAATTgcaataatacatataatataaattaaattatttaatatataatataatatgttattaaaattatacGAATAAAAATTACTTTCGGTCTGAACTGCATTTGTTTTTTAGAGTTTGTGTTATGAATATTTTAACTATATATCATTCAATAAAGTGTATACAAATAGACATTTATTAAGgacatttaaaacattttataccCCAAACTATAAGAAATAACTATAGTCTAAATTGAAAGTAATCAACaacaaattataaaattctCCAGCTTattacaaacacacacacacacacacacacgcatatataatataatatatattattaaaactagtgttgaaattttatttagatgatatatataaaaattttgtttagatttaGAATTTTGTTCAGATTCTCAATCTAATTAGATTTGAACCTTTGCAAGGACACTTTTTTGGCATTAAAGGTAGTCTCCATGATCATATCTGGTCCACTGGAATGAGAAATTGAGCATCAAAGAAGCCACTATCACACAGTCTACCCTCCCATTTAAGGGTTTTTCCCCCCCTTTTCAAAGCCTAATTCAGGCTTTCAAAACCCATCTTCCTGAGATtagtcaaataaataaataaatagtccTATCTTccttaattaatcaatttttcatcTCTTATGGAAGTTCCTTGTTAATGTCTGTGATTTGGTTGGTCAAGTACTAGTTCTATCTTTGctcagaatatatatatatatatatatcggcgCTTAATTAATCAATGGGTATCATCATTGCTTAATCCATCAACCGAAGGTGATGCTGAGATATTGACACAAAAGGTAGAGTTTTAGGGTTAGGTATACGTATATATAGCTCACACATGATCAACAGAGAGGTGCAATACATTCCAAAACAGTGAAGAAGACTAGAGCTAGCGTGCCACGAGCTGTTCTACTGAATTGACTCGAGCAAATTAAATTGCATCTTAATTATTCATCAATTTGTACTCgggctttatatatatatatatatatatatttatacacgtATAGCCACGCTGGATTAAGTTATATGATTTGTTGCTTGTCACAGTCATTAATTAGCTTAATTATTATTTGGTGGTTAGTTGGAAGTTTAGTTTTCAAGAATAATGGTTGCCCTTTTACTGAAACAATCTAGGGCTTGTCCTAACATTGCTTGGTATCACACCATGCCACAAGAGAACAAAGGATAAGATAGTGCAAGGAAATCAACAAATGCTTTCTTCAGAATACTATGAAATGATTCAAAGGCTTTGGCTTTGGCAGGCAGGCAGCAGGCAATAGTACACCACtcccttttcctttcttacttgTTCTTTTCCTCTCCATCCAAGGAGAAGGAAAACCAGTTTAGGGTTTATGATTTAATTAGGTAACCGAAAAGTCTCTTTTGTATCACCAGGGAAGATTAAACTTGATGGAtcaattaacatatatatacaaagcaaatatatatacagtatAAGGATTAATACATTTTTGGAGCACACAATTGGAGTAAGTAATTAGTGGCCCCCCACATGCAATTCATTAAACTAATGAGAATTTTTTCGATCACGCTTAGAATGATCCGAGGACAGTATAAGGAAATCATTATGGAAAAAGCAGGAATAATTAGGACAAGCAAAACAAAGCAAAGCTAGCTGCAGatgatgattaatttaatttgcacacacttatatatatatatatataaatatatatatttttggggATAAAAAGGAGACATCTTTTCAGGTCCAACTCCAAGGCAGGCGTTTGGGTCCAATCAAGAACATCTTCAATTATAGAAACAACACATAGAAGAAACCAGCTCTAGAGCGAGCCAAACAGGTGCTATCCTAACATGGTACATATCATCTACCTACTGCACAAAATGGTGACATTTCTTGTCATTACAGAACTGCTTCATTGAGAAACCATTCCTGGAATGCTTTTTAAGCTGTAAAGTGTCTTAATTAGTACCCCTTTGAAGCGTATGTATATGTGCgcgcgtgtgtatatatatatatgtcgaattttacacaaaaaaaataacaaaatgaaatagaacTGTGAAATTAATCAAATCTAGGGTTCTAAGACTCAGAGCTGTAAGAGTAAAGTTTTTTCATCACatgtgtaattattttttttcttttcgtttTTCTAAACCAAATATTATTGGAATGAATTAATGCGAACTGATGCGAAGCATGTTACAGACATCTATgaaataaattgtaaaattaaatctTGAGTtctgaaaagaaagaaaatgaaggaaaaatcaaacttaaaatagGGAAGTGGCCTCTAACTCTTAAGTAACAATTTAGGACTATGAGTtgtgaaaagaaagaaaaattaatgaagTTATGTATGTTCTATGTATAAAAACTTATAATGGGCAATCAGATTCAAAAGTGAGGTTTTTACACATACATATCTATTCAGTcagttctcatttttcttgaCTGATCAAATAAATAGATATGGATAAAAAAGGAGACAGTCAAACAGACATCTTTAAAAGAGTACTGCACTCTGCAAaaggataaataaataaaataaatggtacTGCAAAAATAAATCTTGGGAAAAGCTCCCCTTAATTAGGGGGCAAGTTCCACTGGGGAAGTGACCTTAACCTTAACGTTAGATATTTGtggaaagagaggaaaaaacaaaagaaagttaaATTGCTTATCTTTGATgggtaaataaataaatatactgcaaaaataaatattgggAAAAACTCCCATTAATTAGGGGTCAAGTTCCACTTTGAAAGTGGCCTTAACCTTAATGTTACACATTTgtggaaagaaaggaaaatagaaagaaagttAAATTGCTTATCATTGATGGATAATCACTAATGAAATAGGAAAGATGAAGTTTTTGGCACAGATTTACACGAGGACAATTGAATTCCCCATTTCAATTTCGTGTGAAGGTACAGTACTGGAGACAAGAGAAGGGCTAAAAGCCTGAATGGGCAAAATTCAAAGTACCACTGCAAACACATAAAGTTACGGAACAAGAAATAATGAACAGGTCGTACCCAAATTTCTTACTCCCAGTGGAAACTGGGAATGGTTCATCCCCTAAGAAGCTGAAAGTTGAaggaatatgtatatatatagatagagagagagagagatagacgaAGAATCTGCAGTGGCAGGTTgaaaaacagaaaggaaaagtAAGCATATAAATGGTAGTGGCAGAGATGAGAGATATAGCTTCTTGGATCGCCATTGATGGGCCATCAaaagaagggaagggaagggaagggaagggaaggggcCTCTTTTGCATATATCAGCCGAAATGAAAGCACTTATTTTGGAGTTGAATGGTCTCATTGTCACCAACCTTTAAATGGGCTCTCTTTTGGCTTCATAATAACTCTCTATCTACTACTTCATGGTTATCTCATCCTTTCCCCTTTGACAGCAACCCCAGCAAAACCTCACCATTTGTGGTCCTCCTACTAAGCAAGTAAAGCCAGTCTAAACATGAcagcctctctctctcagccatatagagaaagagaagaaagaaaaaccggagagagagagaggtgtggAATAAGGGGCGGCATGTAAAAATGGAAAGGAACAtgtgaggagagagagagagaagtataTCAATGGTGGATTGGACTATTACTATATTgtcaaataaagatgagtaggCAGTATCATTGGCAGGAAGTGATTGGATAGGGATTCAAGCAGGTCTAGTGAATATCAATAGCAAGTACAAGCATATGCAACTCTTTCTTCAAAACGTCCATCTCTCTCACtctgtgtgagagagagaggtaaaGCTTTAaagatggaaaagaaaagataaaaccGATAAGCATGCGTCAGGGAGAGAGAGAACCCAACAAcgacattctctctctctctccatatagACTCGGAATATATTGATTGATGCAcatacatagagagagagagaggagagagagcgCGGGTGGGGGGCTTCCTCTTTTTGGTGAAAGCGACATCGTCACCCCAGTCAAAGGATCAATTGCCTTACAGAGCAGGCCTCACTGTATAATGGCTCGAGAAAAATAATTGTCCTTGTCTAGGGTTAAAGGTGGCCACGTGGTGCCACAAAAGGTATGGTGTCACACGGGCAGCATCTCCCCAAGCCATCAAGCTACTAACCCTAAACCCACAAACTCCAAAATGGAATCCTGCAACTGTTTGATTTAACAGCGGAATAGGGAAAGGAAAattcggaaaaaaaaaaaagccacgACATCAACTATATCAACAATGtatcaagtttttattttattaagtgAAACTgagtatttgaattttaatctTCCAatcatttgtatatatttatgtatatgaactcaatttttgtaaaattatcaTATGATTTACATCCTATTTAAGTGTTtctgtgaaaaaaaaaaagttgagtAGATGAGTTTCCCTGTCAATCTCTCACCTGCAACCATGTGAAGTGGCACTATACCATCAAGTGGCTTCCTATCCACTCACTTCTTACAATATCTCTGCCGCTTCCTTTCCCTTTCATGGTCCAACCACAGAGACCCAACTTTTGCTATAAAGGTGTAGATGTAGAAATTCATTGCTCTTTGTCCCCAATAAATTCCTCCTTTATTATCTCCATCCTTGCTCGTCACAACACAAGAACTACTACTACTATTACTGCAGAGAAGTCTCTCTAGTTTGAAACCCACAAAAAAGCTAAAGCCTCCGTGGCTGTCTTTCTCAAACTCTGGTTGTCATTTGCTTGACGGAGAGAGAGGTGAAGACACAGtgccctctctctttctctcaggCACGCAACCAATTAATCCCCCATAACCAACACAAGTACAAGGTGTTTTAGGTTCAAATAGGTTGTCTTTCTCAAGCTTTTAGACCCAAAAAAAGGACTGTTTTTACTCTCAAAATCTCCATCTCTGATTGTGCAGCACATACACTTAACCTTGAAAAGGGTTAGAAATTGACACTTGGAGCTTCCAAAATCAGTCCTCTAAACTCTCAACTAAGTCTTTGTTTGTTACTCTCTTACAGGGCTGAAGTTGAAGCTATCTCAAGAGATGGTACGGAGCTCAAAATCTTAGGGTGCACCTGTCTTTctcaacctctctctctctagtccCCACTATAGCTTCAAAGTTAAGCTACAGTTTCAAAGCCAACCATATAGATAATATGTTTTCTTCCAACAGCAATGGCTACTCTCTTCCTAATTCAGTCCATGAAATCAACCCCAATTACTTTTCTCCGTTCTTCCACTACGAAGACGACGTGGTCCTTCAGAACTTCCATGAGCTCTTCCTCCAGCCGGCCCTGACAGCAGACTGTGCCGCCGCCGGAACCGCCATGGCGGAGAAAGGAGAATGTGAAAAGCAGATTCTGAGAAAGAGATCTTCCAAGAAAGACCGCCACAGCAAGATCACCACGGCGCAAGGCCCGCGAGACCGGAGGATGAGATTGTCGCTTGAAGTTGCCCGGGAGTTCTTTAATCTGCAAGACATGCTGGGATTCGATAAAGCCAGCAAAACAGTCGAATGGTTGTTAACCAAGTCCAAGGGAGCCATCGAGGAGCTCACCGGAGGGATAAAGAAAAGCTTCAGCGACGGCGCAAACAGTGCATCCTCCACTTCTGAGTGTGAAGTTGTGTCCGGGACCAACACTTCTGTGGCCACTGGAGATGTCATGATCCAATCCCAAATCCATAAAGCCAAGCCGCCCTCGGCTTCTTCTGCCAAGGAAATCAAGAAGTCGGCCAGATCAGTGGCCCGCAAATCTGCATTTCACCCTCTTGCGAGAGAGTCTAGGGagaaggcgagggcgagggcaagggAAAGGACTAGAGAGAAGAATGAATCGAAATTTCCAGTGGAAGGGGTGAATCATGAAGTGAATGGCCGATTAGGGTCTTCTTGGAGCACTGATCCCTTCGAATATGGAGAAGAATCCGCTGCTCAAAGCCACAACATCAGCCCCTTCGACATTGAAGCGCTCAGTTCATCCATGATTTTCAACAACAATCTGCAAAGCAGTGGGATATCTGAAGAGGTAATAAGTTCTAAATTCAGTCAAAATAAAAGACAATTAGGACATCGAAACAGTGCAATAACATGGTAAGATCCTAATTCAATTACTTGTCTCtccaaaaggaaaataaaactgAATTatataggatatatatatatatatttcaaaatagtgCAATAACATGATCCATCTAGTAGTCATGTgttagaaattttatttctagCAAAATTAGGCTTCCATTAATCGCACAAACACAATACAATTTTAGTGagatatggataattaattatactaCTTGATAACGACCCACTCATCGGATAATGTGAAGCAAGTAATACCCAACTCAAAATATGCTGATCCTCACATGTATATATTGTTTGCAGCATCATTTCCCAGACTTCCAAGTTTATGGCAAGCCATGGGAGGCCTACAACAGTATAAATCTAAGCTAAGTAAGCCCATCACGATTACTTGTATCTTCTTTGTTGCTTTGAGAGGAGAAAAATCCGAAGAAGGCTCTAGATACATAATCTGCCTTTCTTTCCATTTGGGAAATATGTTCCAATAGATATGTATCTATTAATGAACATATACATATCCCTCTAATTTGTGAACTGAAGCTACTTTGTTGAGATGATTGTTATGTACCATTTAATTGTAAGTGAAAACTCCTATCTTTCTTGATGTGGAATCTCTCTTGTGCCCTTCTGAACCTTCTGTGGTTTAAAGAGACAACCAAGATAAGCCTAGCTAGGCCAAACAGAACTGGATAAATATAGTACTCTAGAGATACCGTACGGTGCAAACTATTAACAGCCACAGGCCTTCTGCTTgtttcttcattcttttctcTACTGCATATATATTGATGCAATTCACGACCGCATGAAAATGGAGTATGAAAATACAAGGTTGGAGATTTTCGTCATCAGCTCAGCTCATAGATTTATATAGTACAGTACTGCAAAGATCTAAGAAAAAggctaatttttaatgtaaCAGCTGATCATCGATCAACTAACTAATTATACTTGTTCTTCCCACTTCTGGATCTGTGATATGCATAGGCAAATGAAAATCATGTCTAGATTAGCTAGGGACTgaaggtaagtccaattttggCTTTCAGAATGATGTACGACTCAAATCGATATTTCATGCTATAGTTGGCTATTGatgaattattttctttgaaaaattaagcTTCAGAAGGAGCCAGTCATATATGAGAACTACGGTATATGAATGGAGAATCAGATTAGGTCCTCCAGTTCATAAACTATGCTATATactcatttaattttaaacatgtGATAATTCAAAAGTTAGCTAGGAAATATACTGTGCTTCATTCCAGAATAAGAGGTTTTTGTTTGTTGATTGCCCATATCTAGGAAATATCTTCTTCATTGTCTCATTGTTTAAACATTCTAGTTAAGTTGGGTACTCCAATACCATAGTTTCTATATAGGATAGATCAATGTTCAACCTGGTAAGGAAATAAATCATTTGTGGATGAAATAtgtttttacaaataatttagggtccaaaataaataatatgaatgATTTAGGGGATCTTCAATTGCATAGATTTCTCGTTCACATGCATACACAATATACTGATTCTATATATGCCTCGACAATTAAACCGTCGAGGGAATATATAGGTTCAAATGTACAAGAGTTTTATCCACAAAAGTTTTTCCAACCATTCTACGTGCATTTAGAACACTTTCACACCCAAAATCCAAGATGTTATCCCTGTAACTCCTTTCTCCCTTGATCtagttcttcctctttgtttcatgttttcaccaagtaaaaaattaaaacacatgaGCAAATAACTTTAAGTATGCATGCTTGATGAAAATCACTGAAAGGGATTGAAGATAAAATCCCTTTTTCACTTTCAATTCATGCTTTCAAGTGAATTGATACATGGAGAGTGATTGATCTTACAAACTATATGTTGAGCTCATTTTATTTGGCGACAATAATTAAGGTTTGGAAGAAGCCAATcatgaaatgaaataatatatacttgcaatttacaaaaattcatatacaaaattaaactttgtATTCAATACTATAAATTGAATACTTGATCTTAGaagtattaaatgtaataccttttcttcttaattcatttttttgagtttttttttaattatttgttggtAAGTTAAACAATACATTATTCTTAATGAAGTATTTTTATGCTTGTTTTCTActtttatactttttatttcTGTTCTTCCTACGAGCCCTTATTTCTTTCAAACTCGTAGAGATAAATATTGTATTCAGATAACAT from the Diospyros lotus cultivar Yz01 unplaced genomic scaffold, ASM1463336v1 superscaf1, whole genome shotgun sequence genome contains:
- the LOC127793253 gene encoding transcription factor DICHOTOMA-like, giving the protein MFSSNSNGYSLPNSVHEINPNYFSPFFHYEDDVVLQNFHELFLQPALTADCAAAGTAMAEKGECEKQILRKRSSKKDRHSKITTAQGPRDRRMRLSLEVAREFFNLQDMLGFDKASKTVEWLLTKSKGAIEELTGGIKKSFSDGANSASSTSECEVVSGTNTSVATGDVMIQSQIHKAKPPSASSAKEIKKSARSVARKSAFHPLARESREKARARARERTREKNESKFPVEGVNHEVNGRLGSSWSTDPFEYGEESAAQSHNISPFDIEALSSSMIFNNNLQSSGISEEHHFPDFQVYGKPWEAYNSINLS